A genomic window from Sulfurospirillum diekertiae includes:
- a CDS encoding TIGR01212 family radical SAM protein (This family includes YhcC from E. coli K-12, an uncharacterized radical SAM protein.), with protein sequence MQRVYGEALFSVPVNVEFGCPNRERDGSGGCSFCPEHGARAAQIADAKSVEEQIQKALSFAKRRYNAKAFALYIQAYTGTFASLIKQKETYEKLLALYPFRALHIGTRPDCLSESTLGYLAELNQKIDVVVELGVQSLHDASLKRMNRGHDAVCSLAAIKRLHGKGLKVYAHVIIGLPNETPQMWKESVQGLVNAGIDGIKFHNLHIIQNTDLAREFSRTPFPLLSEYEYAEALIELLRYVPSHIPILRLATDTPERELIAPKWHMAKGQFGEYVAQTMRYRGIRQGNLVEKELEESDAIPQKISLKDGSTTLWNEIYRDYYHPKAGAIRQAQELFLAHSNLKERLEKSGVTLLEIGFGMGYNTFMATQLAQTVAQNRLHVKAIDQDRMLLQKASVVISDTLHVKMLDALFTCKRYDDDFAKVEFLNAEARYALRLLDEQFDVIFLDPFIESNNASLVTLDFFQHLRKFLKPDGVLVASTALQVSQVGLNLAGFDVMVIKDATSDIQGVVATLSSSHILHVKEPYRDIYGIYNDKQIETLHQKSSN encoded by the coding sequence ATGCAACGCGTGTATGGCGAAGCGCTTTTTAGTGTCCCTGTCAATGTGGAGTTTGGCTGTCCTAACCGCGAACGCGATGGTAGTGGTGGCTGTTCCTTTTGTCCCGAACACGGTGCTCGCGCAGCTCAAATTGCGGATGCAAAGAGCGTGGAGGAGCAGATACAAAAAGCGCTCTCCTTTGCCAAAAGACGCTACAACGCTAAAGCGTTTGCACTTTACATTCAAGCCTATACCGGAACATTTGCTTCCCTTATCAAACAAAAAGAGACATATGAAAAACTGCTTGCTCTTTACCCCTTTCGCGCCTTACATATAGGCACCAGACCTGATTGTTTGAGCGAATCGACACTGGGCTACTTGGCAGAACTGAATCAAAAAATTGATGTCGTAGTGGAACTGGGCGTGCAAAGCTTACACGATGCGAGTTTAAAACGCATGAACCGAGGGCATGATGCCGTCTGTTCACTGGCAGCCATCAAACGTTTACATGGTAAAGGTTTAAAAGTTTATGCGCATGTGATTATCGGATTGCCCAATGAAACACCACAGATGTGGAAAGAGAGCGTGCAAGGCTTGGTGAATGCGGGCATTGATGGGATTAAATTTCACAATCTGCACATCATTCAAAATACTGACTTGGCACGTGAGTTTTCACGCACTCCTTTTCCTCTTTTAAGTGAATACGAATACGCCGAAGCGCTGATTGAGCTGTTGCGTTATGTGCCCTCGCACATTCCTATTTTACGTCTTGCCACCGATACGCCTGAGCGTGAGCTGATCGCTCCCAAATGGCATATGGCCAAAGGGCAATTTGGTGAGTATGTGGCACAAACAATGCGTTACCGTGGCATCAGACAGGGCAACTTAGTTGAAAAAGAGCTCGAAGAAAGTGATGCAATACCACAAAAAATAAGCCTCAAAGATGGAAGTACGACTTTATGGAATGAAATCTACCGTGATTACTACCATCCTAAAGCAGGAGCAATCCGTCAAGCCCAAGAGCTCTTTCTGGCACACTCCAACCTCAAAGAACGTCTTGAAAAAAGTGGTGTCACGCTTTTGGAGATCGGTTTTGGCATGGGGTACAACACATTTATGGCGACACAATTAGCACAAACAGTGGCTCAAAACCGTTTACATGTAAAAGCGATTGACCAAGATCGTATGCTCTTACAAAAGGCTTCTGTTGTCATTTCAGATACTTTACATGTAAAGATGTTGGACGCTCTTTTTACATGTAAACGTTACGATGATGATTTTGCCAAAGTTGAGTTTCTAAACGCCGAAGCACGCTATGCATTGCGTCTTTTAGACGAGCAATTTGATGTCATCTTTCTCGATCCCTTTATCGAGAGCAATAACGCTTCGCTTGTCACGTTAGATTTTTTCCAACACTTGCGAAAATTTCTCAAACCTGATGGCGTTTTAGTCGCCTCAACCGCTTTACAGGTAAGCCAAGTGGGGCTTAACCTTGCTGGCTTTGATGTGATGGTCATCAAAGATGCCACGAGCGACATTCAAGGTGTTGTCGCCACACTTTCATCGTCACACATTTTACATGTAAAAGAGCCCTACCGTGATATCTACGGCATATATAACGATAAGCAAATCGAAACACTGCATCAAAAATCGTCTAACTAA
- the nrfD gene encoding NrfD/PsrC family molybdoenzyme membrane anchor subunit translates to MNQIWGSIEQYNTVVWHWPIAVYLFLAGLSAGAIISAIVIKWMKGNDVSPSDGIIKAGSILAPVTIGAGLLLLITDLTRPLHFWKLLIHYNFGSVMTLGVLALFAYFPVVILFFMGVFKKELFETGPLQFLAPLANLALAYAKLIESVTLILAVGVGAYTGFLLSAMNSYPLFNTPVLPALFLVSGVSAGISANLVVGLLFFKSSTKDGNVSYLHGLDVKVSFVELFFLFILFVGMFYQGGSAAHVAHAALSTGGLSTLLWLGVIGLGLVLPIGLNFALPHGVKHSHGFVIFNSLIVLIGVMSLRYYILYAGQVFVG, encoded by the coding sequence ATGAACCAAATCTGGGGCTCAATAGAGCAATATAACACAGTCGTATGGCATTGGCCGATTGCGGTCTATCTTTTCCTTGCAGGTCTCTCTGCGGGAGCGATTATTTCGGCAATCGTGATTAAATGGATGAAAGGCAATGATGTCTCTCCAAGCGATGGTATTATTAAAGCGGGTTCTATTTTAGCGCCGGTGACCATTGGTGCAGGTTTGCTCCTTTTGATTACCGATCTTACGCGTCCGCTTCATTTCTGGAAATTGTTAATTCACTATAACTTTGGCTCTGTGATGACACTTGGTGTTTTGGCACTGTTTGCGTATTTCCCCGTTGTTATTCTCTTTTTCATGGGTGTCTTTAAAAAAGAGCTTTTTGAAACGGGACCACTTCAATTTTTAGCACCGCTTGCCAATCTTGCATTGGCATACGCTAAATTGATCGAAAGTGTGACACTCATTTTAGCTGTAGGTGTTGGTGCCTATACTGGTTTCTTGCTTTCAGCAATGAACAGTTATCCCTTGTTTAATACCCCTGTTTTACCAGCGCTTTTCTTGGTATCAGGTGTCTCAGCAGGTATTTCTGCCAACTTGGTTGTTGGACTTCTTTTCTTTAAGAGCAGTACCAAAGATGGCAACGTCAGTTACCTTCATGGGTTAGATGTCAAAGTGAGTTTTGTCGAACTTTTCTTCTTATTCATTCTTTTTGTGGGAATGTTTTACCAAGGAGGATCTGCTGCGCATGTCGCACATGCAGCGCTTAGTACCGGTGGACTTTCAACATTGCTTTGGTTGGGTGTTATCGGTTTAGGGTTGGTGTTGCCTATTGGACTTAATTTTGCATTACCTCATGGGGTGAAACACTCTCATGGTTTTGTAATCTTCAATTCACTGATCGTTCTTATTGGTGTTATGTCACTTCGTTACTATATTCTCTACGCAGGTCAAGTCTTCGTAGGATAA
- a CDS encoding 4Fe-4S dicluster domain-containing protein, whose translation MAKKYGMIHDNNLCIGCQACSIACRSENEIPESVYRLQVWVKEEEYPNGTIGYEYHRQSCVQCENTPCVGVCPTKASHITEEGIVLVDVDLCVGCLYCVAACPYQARYVHPVTKAPDKCTFCHDTRLARGEEPACVTVCPTDALIFGDLNDPKSKINQALSSRVTYREKEKLGTNPKMFIVPNHKGGINS comes from the coding sequence ATGGCAAAAAAATATGGAATGATCCACGATAATAATCTTTGTATCGGTTGTCAAGCATGCAGTATTGCGTGCAGGTCTGAAAATGAAATACCCGAATCCGTGTACCGTTTACAGGTTTGGGTTAAAGAAGAAGAGTATCCAAATGGCACGATTGGCTATGAGTATCACCGCCAATCCTGTGTTCAATGTGAAAATACTCCTTGTGTGGGTGTCTGCCCTACCAAAGCTTCACATATCACGGAAGAGGGCATTGTGTTAGTGGATGTTGATTTGTGTGTAGGTTGTTTGTACTGTGTTGCAGCATGCCCTTACCAAGCACGTTATGTTCATCCTGTCACCAAAGCACCTGATAAATGTACGTTCTGTCATGATACACGCTTGGCTCGTGGTGAAGAACCAGCCTGTGTAACTGTATGTCCAACAGACGCGCTTATTTTTGGTGACTTGAACGATCCGAAAAGTAAGATCAACCAAGCGCTATCATCTCGTGTCACGTACCGTGAAAAAGAAAAATTGGGAACGAACCCAAAAATGTTTATTGTACCTAACCATAAAGGAGGGATCAACTCATGA
- a CDS encoding nitrous oxide-stimulated promoter family protein → MTKEKLISDTKILHRFIQLHCDKKHQDVSKKKGVLEVSFKEESLCELPYHICEECETLFVYGYGKLKNCPHEHKPSCRKCPDPCYEKPMWKKMAQVMSYSGMQLGLTKLRKLFSK, encoded by the coding sequence ATGACTAAAGAAAAACTGATTTCCGATACGAAAATCTTGCATCGCTTTATTCAGCTGCATTGCGATAAAAAGCATCAAGATGTTTCTAAAAAAAAAGGAGTCTTAGAAGTAAGTTTTAAAGAAGAGTCTTTATGTGAATTGCCATACCATATCTGTGAAGAGTGTGAAACATTGTTTGTTTATGGCTATGGAAAGCTTAAAAATTGTCCACATGAGCATAAACCAAGCTGTCGTAAGTGTCCTGATCCGTGTTATGAAAAACCGATGTGGAAAAAGATGGCACAAGTGATGAGTTACAGCGGTATGCAATTAGGTCTTACAAAACTGCGTAAACTTTTTTCCAAATAA
- a CDS encoding cache domain-containing protein, which produces MIYRANHNLYIEDAKNSVESVLGLTQELISNEKQLALSIALMLSQNETLKEGYLSNDRALLFETLQSEIAKIKQYLQIENLEVQLHTKDAKAYVRSWDFDDYGDDLSTFRKGIALLQQTKMPLVAIELGKRLNIKALCPIYAKETFIGSLEIIISFDEVAQKLNAKKINFVVLMDKELLEVGEWMKELDQIDNYVIVSNSCPSGCINALSTIISTSTLEKGFARQNGVLFGFTPLFDIEAKQVGYIGIWFGEALLKESLLLRASLTPYTTPLHVKTLEPAIQNSEKREVLIR; this is translated from the coding sequence TTGATCTATCGCGCTAACCATAACCTCTATATCGAAGATGCTAAAAACAGTGTGGAGAGTGTTCTAGGACTCACTCAAGAGCTCATTTCAAATGAAAAACAACTTGCTTTAAGTATAGCACTGATGCTCTCTCAAAATGAAACACTTAAAGAGGGTTACCTCAGCAACGACAGGGCGTTACTTTTTGAAACATTACAGAGCGAAATTGCTAAAATAAAACAGTATCTCCAAATTGAAAATCTTGAAGTACAACTTCATACTAAAGATGCAAAAGCCTATGTGCGAAGTTGGGATTTTGATGATTATGGAGATGACCTTTCAACGTTTCGCAAAGGGATAGCACTACTTCAACAAACCAAAATGCCTCTCGTTGCCATTGAACTTGGTAAACGTTTGAACATTAAAGCACTGTGCCCTATTTATGCGAAAGAGACGTTTATAGGTTCATTAGAGATTATCATTAGTTTTGATGAAGTTGCCCAAAAGCTCAATGCAAAAAAGATTAATTTCGTTGTTTTGATGGATAAAGAACTTTTAGAAGTTGGTGAATGGATGAAAGAACTGGATCAAATTGATAACTATGTCATTGTGAGCAATAGCTGCCCTAGCGGATGCATCAATGCCTTAAGTACCATCATCTCTACCTCAACTTTAGAGAAAGGCTTTGCAAGACAAAATGGTGTACTCTTTGGCTTTACACCCCTCTTTGACATCGAAGCCAAACAGGTTGGCTATATTGGTATCTGGTTTGGGGAAGCTTTACTGAAGGAGTCTTTGCTCCTTCGTGCTTCTCTGACACCCTATACAACACCTTTACATGTAAAAACGCTAGAGCCTGCGATTCA
- a CDS encoding c-type cytochrome, with translation MKVDLMLKLALVASCASGLFAFDVGELAKRGDQGFKPVVVKDWQAPDEKTIPNNQFGNDVRYGKALVQETYKYIGPEVADKKMRYAGNNLACNSCHLDAGTKKYSAGFMGVFASFPQYSARENAVGTIEERINGCMQRSMNGKPLPESSKEMKAIVTYMYWLGQGISVGAKVEGSSLTKVDRKMIMSRAADPIAGEKVYKEMCASCHGDNGQGVKREGKAMGYEFPPLWGKDTYNTGAGMFRLIKAADWIVANMPLGATSDAKILSDAQAYDVAAYINNYDKERPIKANKDKDFPDLKVKAADSDIGPYDDNKTRLQHKVGPYQGIIIPAKKAE, from the coding sequence ATGAAGGTAGATTTGATGCTAAAATTGGCATTGGTCGCATCCTGTGCAAGCGGGCTTTTTGCATTTGATGTCGGTGAACTTGCGAAACGAGGTGACCAAGGTTTTAAGCCAGTGGTGGTCAAGGATTGGCAAGCGCCTGATGAAAAAACGATTCCCAACAATCAATTTGGCAATGATGTGCGCTATGGTAAAGCATTAGTGCAAGAGACCTATAAGTACATAGGTCCTGAAGTTGCCGATAAAAAAATGCGATATGCTGGTAATAACCTTGCGTGTAATAGCTGTCACTTGGATGCAGGAACTAAAAAATACTCTGCAGGATTTATGGGTGTATTTGCTTCCTTTCCTCAATACAGTGCACGTGAAAATGCTGTCGGTACGATCGAAGAGCGCATCAACGGCTGTATGCAACGCAGTATGAATGGTAAACCATTGCCTGAAAGCTCTAAAGAAATGAAAGCAATAGTAACCTATATGTACTGGCTTGGGCAAGGTATTTCTGTAGGTGCGAAAGTGGAAGGAAGCTCTTTAACCAAAGTCGATCGTAAAATGATTATGAGTCGTGCAGCCGATCCAATTGCGGGTGAAAAAGTGTACAAAGAGATGTGTGCATCCTGTCATGGGGACAATGGGCAAGGTGTTAAACGTGAAGGCAAAGCGATGGGCTATGAGTTTCCACCACTGTGGGGCAAAGATACCTACAACACGGGTGCTGGTATGTTTAGACTGATTAAAGCAGCGGACTGGATTGTGGCAAATATGCCTTTAGGTGCAACCAGCGATGCTAAAATTTTGAGCGACGCTCAAGCCTATGATGTCGCAGCGTATATCAACAATTACGACAAAGAACGCCCAATCAAAGCCAATAAAGACAAAGACTTCCCTGATCTTAAAGTCAAAGCCGCCGATAGCGATATTGGACCTTATGATGATAACAAAACACGTCTTCAACATAAAGTGGGCCCTTATCAAGGCATTATTATCCCTGCCAAAAAAGCAGAGTAA
- the phsA gene encoding thiosulfate reductase PhsA has translation MTQMLSRRGFLKLSSTAAAVASLSSIPGTLGAMEESQKHYKGNAKFTPSICEMCTSSCTIEARVEDGKGVFIRGNPADKGRGGKVCARGGSGFNQLYDPQRLVHPIMRVGERGEGKWKVVSWDEAYTFIAKKLDEIKQKHGAHTVAFTARSGWNKTWFHNLAQAYGSPNLFGHEATCPLAYDLAMDDIFENGVSRDFAKAKYIINPSHNVFEGIVISYARQYMEALEHGAKVISLDPRLSTMAAKASEWHPIRPGHDLPFVLAFIHTLINENLYNKKFVEKYCEGFDELKASVAEYTPEKMALECDISADTIKRMAREFAKAAPKAIFDFCHRVTLTPQELELRRAIMMCNVLVGAVEQEGGYYLNKGAGFYNKFLGEGDAKAPVLKKPKIPAYPKVEFPRIDRIGEKDSEFFLAKKGNGIVTLIPKATLEDLPGVPYRLHGWFIARNNPVMTQTNTETVIKAIKAMDLVVVMDIQVSDTAWYADIVLPDTTYLERDEEFNAGGGKNPSYDVGRQKVVEPIGESRPGWRVAKELAEKMGLSAYFPYKDIEDYRLQQVGDNIDLLAKLKATGMASFGVPLLLQDKKSVAEFVKKYPSAASKVNEEGTIDFPHKIKLFSPELETVSKKGALSYEPYKYKEADELYFINGKSAVRTNGHNGNNLWLNNLCDDAAVWIHPKTAERLGIKNGDKIEVSNKYATQKGKALVTKGVREDTVFAYFGFGHISKELKRAYGKGVNSNTLYSPLVSPNSGMNLHVVGVKVKKA, from the coding sequence ATGACTCAAATGCTTAGCCGAAGAGGATTTTTAAAACTCTCTTCTACCGCTGCTGCAGTTGCTAGTCTCTCAAGTATCCCAGGAACACTGGGTGCAATGGAAGAGAGTCAAAAGCACTACAAAGGCAATGCCAAATTTACACCCAGTATTTGTGAGATGTGTACAAGTTCGTGTACCATTGAAGCACGCGTGGAAGATGGTAAAGGTGTATTTATTCGTGGCAATCCAGCTGATAAAGGAAGAGGCGGAAAAGTCTGTGCTCGTGGTGGTTCAGGGTTCAATCAACTTTACGATCCACAACGATTAGTCCATCCTATTATGCGTGTGGGTGAGCGAGGTGAAGGAAAGTGGAAAGTGGTCAGTTGGGACGAAGCTTACACTTTTATAGCCAAAAAATTGGATGAAATCAAACAAAAACATGGTGCGCATACCGTAGCGTTTACGGCACGTAGTGGTTGGAACAAAACATGGTTTCATAATTTAGCACAAGCGTACGGTTCTCCAAACCTTTTTGGACATGAAGCAACCTGTCCATTGGCGTACGATTTGGCGATGGATGATATTTTCGAAAACGGTGTTAGCCGTGATTTTGCCAAAGCAAAATACATCATTAACCCAAGCCATAACGTCTTTGAAGGTATTGTTATCTCCTATGCACGTCAATATATGGAAGCATTGGAACACGGTGCAAAAGTGATTTCACTCGATCCAAGACTTTCAACGATGGCTGCAAAAGCGAGCGAATGGCATCCGATTAGACCAGGCCATGACCTTCCGTTTGTCCTTGCTTTCATTCATACGCTCATTAACGAAAACCTTTACAATAAAAAATTCGTTGAGAAATACTGCGAAGGGTTTGATGAACTTAAAGCGTCTGTAGCTGAGTATACCCCTGAGAAAATGGCGTTGGAGTGTGATATATCTGCTGATACGATCAAACGCATGGCACGCGAATTTGCCAAAGCAGCACCCAAAGCGATTTTTGATTTCTGTCACAGAGTCACCTTGACACCTCAAGAGTTAGAACTTCGTCGTGCGATTATGATGTGTAACGTTTTAGTCGGTGCCGTAGAGCAAGAGGGTGGTTACTATCTGAACAAAGGTGCTGGTTTTTACAATAAATTTTTAGGCGAAGGCGATGCTAAAGCGCCGGTACTTAAAAAGCCAAAAATTCCTGCCTATCCAAAAGTAGAATTTCCAAGAATTGATCGTATTGGTGAAAAAGACAGTGAATTTTTCTTGGCCAAAAAAGGCAATGGCATCGTTACATTGATTCCTAAAGCGACGTTAGAAGATCTTCCAGGAGTTCCTTATCGACTTCATGGCTGGTTTATCGCACGTAACAATCCTGTCATGACACAGACCAATACCGAAACAGTCATTAAAGCCATTAAAGCGATGGATTTGGTTGTGGTTATGGATATTCAAGTCTCTGATACTGCTTGGTATGCGGACATTGTCCTTCCTGATACCACTTACTTAGAGAGAGATGAAGAGTTCAATGCAGGTGGAGGCAAAAATCCAAGTTATGATGTCGGTCGACAAAAAGTGGTTGAGCCTATCGGCGAATCACGTCCTGGTTGGCGAGTTGCCAAAGAGTTAGCGGAAAAAATGGGTTTAAGTGCTTATTTCCCTTACAAAGACATTGAAGATTATCGTTTACAACAAGTGGGTGATAATATCGATCTTTTGGCAAAACTTAAAGCAACAGGTATGGCAAGTTTTGGTGTGCCTCTTCTACTTCAAGATAAAAAAAGTGTTGCAGAGTTTGTGAAAAAGTATCCGAGTGCGGCCAGCAAAGTGAATGAAGAAGGTACGATTGATTTCCCACATAAGATCAAGCTGTTTAGCCCAGAACTCGAAACGGTTTCTAAAAAAGGTGCTTTGAGTTACGAGCCTTACAAATACAAAGAAGCCGATGAGCTCTATTTTATCAATGGAAAATCAGCGGTTCGTACCAACGGACATAATGGTAACAACCTTTGGCTCAATAATCTCTGTGATGATGCAGCGGTATGGATTCACCCCAAAACGGCGGAACGCCTTGGCATCAAAAATGGTGATAAAATCGAAGTCTCTAACAAATATGCGACACAAAAAGGCAAAGCGCTTGTCACGAAAGGCGTACGTGAAGACACCGTATTTGCTTACTTTGGGTTTGGTCACATCAGTAAAGAGCTTAAACGAGCTTATGGTAAAGGTGTTAACAGCAATACGCTTTATTCGCCTTTGGTATCGCCAAATTCAGGTATGAACCTGCATGTGGTTGGCGTCAAAGTCAAAAAAGCGTAA
- a CDS encoding EAL domain-containing protein has protein sequence MKSINYNYKTLEELEKFSRANFSPNDHLFIQLFCGDFNKIKIASILHFLKLTFPKSVIVGSSTAGEIQEGHIQDNTILLAFCWLEKSVAKAYYFADVNFESGQKAATSILDKETKVCIALAHPFGVDDSEDFLKGFNSLRADMPLSGGNAADKFLFQSAFIICEDQILDQGIVLATLSGKSLHVNSAYSLGWTQIGQELTITKVHKGALYEVDHQPIQKIYQHYLGNDILHNIPSSGMEFPFIKTCDEIEVCRSLIGSNEDGSLIFSGHLDEGEKVHFSIGNVEEIMDKAAYIQEQINEKPVETIFVYSCAVRKRFLQKQLNYEFGLLQQIAPTSGFFTYGEFYHSKHKNQLLNVTTTVLTLSESDYIISHPLGKKPDVNGSTLKSLTHLVNTTQHELDVNMNFLNQYKMILDECCIVSKSDINGCITYASEPFCKVVGYTEEELLGKTHRMFRPSDADPALYANLWETLKRKEIWKGIVRVVIKSGNVHYLQNTIMPIFDEAGNTLEYLCAHFDITDLIVKEQLIEQHFKDELTGFGNREALFHRLRLDHNTKLLILLNLIGFSEINDYLGYDVGDELLKQIAHFLMKSFNSHADVVFRINGDEFAVLLTSQDIKMISTARDNIKQMIHSLEKKVFIIKGYEVVVRINVGVAKGSSDEIYMQSHVALKEAKTHNQAVVFYEANEILKNKTKHNIQIIQKIKTAIDHDCIVPFFQGIYDNKQHKITKYEVLMRLQEEDGHYLSPYSFLDQAKKTRLYGKLTKIMINKSFEYLKDFKVDFSINLTKGDILSTSVKECLYDNIKKYQCAHRVILEIVESEGIENFSEITAFIREVKQLGCRIAIDDFGTGYSNFAYLVKLEVDIIKIDGSLIKDIDTNEISAMTVETIISFAQKMGYEIVAEFVDRESIQEKLLSLHVDFSQGYLFSKPSPIISSF, from the coding sequence GTGAAGTCTATTAATTATAATTACAAGACACTTGAGGAATTAGAAAAGTTTTCTAGAGCAAACTTTAGCCCTAATGATCATCTCTTTATTCAACTTTTTTGTGGTGACTTTAACAAAATAAAAATTGCCTCTATTCTTCATTTTTTAAAATTGACTTTTCCCAAAAGTGTTATTGTCGGTAGTAGTACTGCTGGTGAGATTCAAGAAGGTCATATTCAAGATAATACTATTTTACTTGCATTTTGTTGGTTGGAAAAAAGTGTTGCTAAAGCCTATTATTTTGCCGATGTAAACTTTGAAAGTGGTCAAAAAGCGGCTACTTCTATTCTGGATAAAGAGACAAAAGTATGTATTGCACTAGCACATCCTTTTGGCGTGGATGACAGTGAAGATTTTCTGAAAGGATTTAATAGCTTAAGAGCTGATATGCCTCTGTCTGGTGGAAATGCTGCTGATAAATTTTTATTTCAAAGTGCTTTTATTATTTGTGAGGATCAAATTTTAGATCAAGGTATTGTGCTTGCAACATTAAGCGGTAAATCTTTACATGTAAACAGTGCGTATTCCCTTGGTTGGACGCAAATTGGTCAAGAACTGACGATTACTAAAGTCCATAAAGGGGCTCTTTATGAGGTTGATCATCAACCGATCCAAAAGATTTACCAACACTATTTAGGGAATGATATTTTGCACAATATCCCTAGCAGTGGTATGGAATTTCCTTTTATAAAAACGTGTGATGAAATAGAAGTATGTCGCTCATTGATTGGTTCTAATGAAGATGGTTCTTTGATCTTTTCAGGGCATTTAGATGAAGGGGAAAAGGTGCATTTTTCGATTGGAAATGTCGAAGAAATTATGGATAAAGCAGCGTACATACAAGAGCAGATTAATGAAAAACCTGTTGAAACCATTTTTGTCTATTCTTGTGCAGTTCGCAAACGATTTTTGCAAAAACAGCTCAATTACGAATTTGGACTTTTACAGCAAATTGCTCCAACATCTGGATTTTTTACGTATGGTGAATTTTATCATTCCAAACATAAAAACCAACTCCTTAATGTCACGACTACTGTGTTGACATTGAGTGAATCAGACTATATTATCTCTCATCCTTTAGGTAAGAAACCAGATGTGAACGGCTCAACGCTTAAGTCCTTAACCCATCTTGTCAATACAACCCAACATGAACTTGATGTTAATATGAATTTTCTTAATCAGTATAAAATGATTTTAGATGAGTGTTGCATTGTCTCTAAATCCGATATTAATGGATGTATTACGTATGCAAGTGAGCCTTTCTGTAAGGTTGTAGGGTATACAGAAGAGGAGTTGTTAGGGAAAACACATCGTATGTTTAGGCCAAGTGATGCTGATCCCGCTCTTTATGCAAATCTTTGGGAAACACTCAAACGTAAAGAGATATGGAAAGGAATTGTTAGGGTTGTTATTAAATCGGGTAATGTACATTATCTTCAAAATACCATTATGCCTATTTTTGATGAGGCAGGCAATACGTTGGAGTATCTTTGTGCTCATTTTGATATTACAGATTTAATTGTTAAAGAGCAGTTGATTGAACAGCATTTCAAAGATGAACTCACTGGTTTTGGAAACCGTGAAGCACTTTTTCATCGTCTTCGTTTAGATCACAACACAAAATTATTAATTTTACTCAATCTGATTGGTTTTTCGGAGATTAATGATTATTTAGGGTATGACGTAGGTGATGAGCTTTTAAAACAAATAGCTCATTTTTTAATGAAGAGTTTTAACAGTCATGCTGATGTTGTTTTTCGTATTAATGGTGATGAGTTTGCGGTTTTACTGACAAGTCAAGATATTAAAATGATCTCAACGGCTCGCGATAATATTAAGCAAATGATTCATAGCCTTGAAAAAAAAGTCTTTATAATCAAAGGCTATGAAGTGGTTGTTCGGATTAATGTTGGTGTAGCCAAAGGAAGTTCCGATGAGATTTATATGCAGTCCCACGTGGCACTGAAAGAGGCCAAAACACACAATCAAGCGGTCGTCTTTTATGAAGCTAACGAAATATTGAAAAACAAAACAAAGCATAATATTCAAATTATTCAAAAAATAAAAACGGCCATTGATCATGATTGCATTGTGCCCTTTTTTCAAGGTATTTATGACAACAAGCAACATAAAATTACTAAGTATGAAGTACTGATGCGGCTTCAAGAAGAGGATGGACATTATCTCAGCCCGTACTCCTTTTTAGATCAAGCTAAAAAGACACGGTTGTATGGCAAACTTACGAAGATTATGATCAATAAATCTTTTGAATACCTCAAAGATTTTAAGGTAGATTTTTCAATTAACCTTACGAAAGGCGATATTCTCTCGACTTCAGTGAAAGAGTGTTTGTATGACAATATCAAAAAATATCAGTGTGCCCATCGGGTCATTTTGGAGATCGTAGAGTCAGAAGGTATTGAAAATTTTAGCGAGATCACAGCATTTATTCGTGAAGTCAAACAGCTTGGGTGTCGCATTGCCATTGATGATTTTGGAACGGGTTACTCCAATTTTGCTTACTTGGTTAAATTGGAAGTGGATATAATTAAAATTGATGGTTCATTGATTAAAGACATTGATACGAATGAAATAAGTGCAATGACGGTAGAAACGATTATCTCTTTTGCACAAAAAATGGGTTATGAGATTGTGGCTGAATTTGTGGATCGAGAATCAATTCAAGAAAAACTTTTGAGTTTACATGTAGACTTTTCGCAAGGCTATCTCTTTAGCAAACCAAGTCCTATTATCTCCTCTTTTTAA